In a genomic window of Anaerolineae bacterium:
- a CDS encoding L,D-transpeptidase: MARYIKMRIFYIWLAVIMLPLINSGVSASQHKEAGLKAATHEPSMVKTPDVLISFDNDSDTKYAVVVEKDTQQLLVYSYDDYDDSFKKMYSFKCSTGETAGRKFRSGDKKTPEGLYFFTDKYKKRDLSPIYGSMAFPIDYPNFFDRIEGRKGHSIWLHGTNQSIKAMDSNGCIVLANQDIDKLAKYIVLHKTPVVIVDKLSYASFDDKSGIKNSIFNFVEQWNHALENGTYHEYLECYAPEYLPDISWWTEWNKVQKIYSASNLDLSVEIKKRSILRHNGIYVILFDQFVRSSDKELHAGSKKLFLTYKGGFFRILGEESHGAPTNQKDSNPLVSASLNLKRLLEDKHEITGFVDMWLKAWSTKDIKQYGSCYSSDFRSQGMNLKAWLNYKESLNSKYDFIRVSRDNLIIKQLGNKTTISFIQTYISNTFKAKGIKKLILIQGKDGWKIFRETWQKL, from the coding sequence ATGGCTCGTTATATCAAGATGCGGATATTTTATATATGGCTTGCGGTGATTATGTTGCCGTTAATTAACTCTGGAGTTTCAGCATCACAGCATAAGGAAGCCGGGTTGAAGGCCGCAACCCATGAACCAAGCATGGTAAAAACGCCAGACGTGCTTATTTCATTTGATAATGACAGCGATACAAAATATGCGGTGGTGGTTGAAAAGGATACTCAGCAATTACTTGTCTATTCTTATGATGATTATGATGATTCCTTTAAGAAAATGTATAGTTTTAAATGTTCAACCGGCGAGACGGCCGGGAGGAAATTCCGCTCTGGAGACAAAAAAACTCCTGAGGGGCTCTACTTTTTCACCGACAAGTATAAAAAGAGGGATCTTTCGCCAATCTATGGCAGCATGGCCTTTCCGATAGATTACCCTAATTTTTTTGATCGCATTGAAGGCCGCAAAGGCCATTCAATTTGGCTTCATGGAACCAACCAGTCTATAAAAGCGATGGATTCAAACGGGTGTATTGTGCTGGCAAACCAGGATATTGATAAACTGGCAAAATATATTGTCTTGCATAAAACCCCTGTTGTCATTGTGGACAAGCTTTCGTATGCTTCTTTTGATGATAAGAGCGGGATCAAGAACTCTATCTTTAATTTTGTTGAACAATGGAACCATGCGCTTGAGAACGGCACTTATCATGAATATCTGGAGTGTTATGCTCCTGAATATTTGCCTGATATTTCCTGGTGGACAGAGTGGAACAAAGTTCAAAAGATTTATTCTGCGTCTAATCTGGATCTGTCTGTTGAAATAAAAAAAAGATCAATTTTAAGGCATAATGGGATTTATGTTATCTTGTTTGATCAGTTTGTAAGATCATCAGACAAGGAATTACATGCGGGAAGTAAAAAACTTTTTTTGACATATAAGGGGGGCTTCTTCAGAATACTCGGCGAAGAATCTCATGGAGCTCCAACAAATCAAAAGGATAGCAATCCGCTTGTTTCAGCAAGCCTTAATCTGAAAAGATTGCTTGAAGATAAGCATGAAATTACAGGCTTTGTTGACATGTGGTTGAAAGCATGGTCTACAAAGGATATTAAGCAATATGGAAGCTGTTATTCAAGCGATTTCCGTTCCCAGGGAATGAATCTTAAAGCATGGCTTAACTACAAAGAGAGCTTGAATAGTAAATACGATTTTATTCGTGTTTCAAGAGACAATCTGATTATTAAACAATTAGGAAATAAAACTACAATTTCATTTATTCAGACTTATATCTCGAACACATTCAAAGCAAAGGGAATAAAAAAACTTATATTAATACAGGGAAAAGATGGATGGAAGATCTTTCGAGAAACTTGGCAAAAGTTATAA
- a CDS encoding SAM-dependent chlorinase/fluorinase — protein MSIITLITDFGVDDEYVGVIKGVILSINPAATIVDITHHIEPQDLIQAAYIIKHSFKYFPEGTVHVVVVDPGVGSERAIIALEVTGHIFLAPDNGVLTLLMDKANINSIVRVEESRYFLESVSPTFHGRDIFAPVAAHLSNGVEIKALGATIINKAGLKKLFVEHASISDSGELVGVVVFIDRFGNLITNIDAKSLDKFCKSCKKERLEFRIGKKKIIGLSKTYENVLSQSPLAIIGSRGYLEIAVNCGNAKRYFMADRWDTVTVTSNNL, from the coding sequence ATGTCAATAATTACTCTTATTACCGATTTTGGTGTTGATGATGAGTATGTCGGCGTTATAAAGGGTGTTATCCTTTCCATTAACCCTGCCGCAACTATCGTTGATATTACCCACCATATCGAGCCTCAGGACTTAATCCAGGCCGCATATATAATAAAACATTCTTTCAAATATTTTCCTGAAGGAACAGTTCATGTTGTCGTTGTAGATCCTGGAGTTGGGAGTGAGCGTGCAATAATCGCTCTTGAAGTAACAGGACATATTTTTCTTGCACCGGATAATGGAGTTTTAACCCTTTTAATGGACAAAGCTAATATCAACTCAATTGTTCGTGTTGAGGAATCACGTTATTTTTTAGAATCTGTGAGCCCAACTTTTCATGGAAGAGATATTTTTGCTCCTGTTGCCGCCCACCTGTCTAATGGGGTTGAAATTAAAGCATTAGGTGCTACAATAATAAACAAGGCGGGTTTAAAAAAGCTGTTTGTCGAACATGCCTCCATTTCAGACAGTGGCGAACTTGTGGGAGTCGTTGTATTTATTGACAGATTCGGCAACCTGATTACGAATATAGATGCAAAGAGCCTTGATAAATTTTGCAAATCATGCAAAAAAGAAAGATTGGAATTCAGGATAGGTAAAAAGAAAATTATTGGACTATCAAAAACATATGAAAACGTATTATCACAAAGCCCTCTTGCCATTATCGGCAGCAGAGGATATCTTGAAATAGCTGTAAATTGCGGCAACGCAAAGCGCTATTTTATGGCCGACAGATGGGATACCGTTACAGTGACATCGAATAACTTATAG
- the ruvB gene encoding Holliday junction branch migration DNA helicase RuvB, with the protein MADNILTHSSDKNSILSKSSLPVDQEPEIMTLRPGRLSEYVGQTELVETLKIAIEAAMQRKEPIDHVLFHGPPGLGKTTLAYIIANEMGSDITVTSGPALEKGGDLIGILTHLEEGDVLFIDEIHRMPKTVEEFLYSAMEDFAVDFMFDKGAYARSHRYRLNTFTLVGATTRVGLLSAPLRDRFGILRSLDFYGKQDLVKIGIRSAELLKVSIDDKGAIELAKRSRGTPRIINRLLKRVRDYVQVRADGKITKKTVEEALALEGVDEKGLTRLDRRYLKTVIEFYHGGPVGIEAISATLQEEADTLVDVVEPYLLKIGLIIRTPSGRKAAESAYRHLGFSVQKKIF; encoded by the coding sequence ATGGCAGATAATATACTGACACATTCTTCTGATAAAAACAGCATCCTTTCCAAATCAAGTTTGCCTGTTGATCAGGAACCGGAAATTATGACATTGCGTCCGGGAAGGCTTTCGGAATATGTTGGCCAGACAGAGCTGGTTGAAACCCTTAAAATAGCGATAGAAGCCGCTATGCAGCGTAAAGAGCCGATAGATCATGTGCTTTTCCATGGACCTCCGGGCCTTGGAAAAACCACCCTGGCCTATATTATTGCCAATGAAATGGGGAGCGATATTACCGTGACTTCAGGGCCGGCACTTGAAAAAGGCGGAGACCTGATAGGGATTCTGACCCACCTTGAAGAAGGGGATGTCCTGTTTATAGACGAGATTCATAGAATGCCAAAGACAGTAGAAGAGTTTCTGTATTCTGCAATGGAGGATTTTGCCGTTGATTTTATGTTTGATAAGGGGGCGTATGCCCGTAGTCATAGATACCGTCTAAACACTTTTACCCTTGTCGGCGCAACTACTCGTGTTGGGCTGTTATCAGCCCCTTTGCGGGATCGATTCGGCATATTAAGAAGCCTTGATTTTTATGGAAAACAGGATCTTGTGAAAATCGGCATACGTTCCGCAGAATTACTTAAAGTTAGTATTGATGATAAAGGCGCGATTGAGCTTGCAAAGAGATCCAGAGGAACTCCAAGAATTATAAACAGGCTTCTTAAACGTGTAAGAGATTATGTCCAGGTTCGGGCAGATGGAAAAATTACAAAGAAAACGGTTGAAGAGGCTCTGGCTCTGGAAGGGGTTGATGAAAAAGGGCTGACCCGTCTTGATCGCCGATACCTTAAAACAGTAATCGAGTTTTATCACGGCGGTCCGGTCGGCATTGAAGCAATTTCTGCGACACTTCAGGAAGAGGCGGATACGCTCGTTGACGTTGTTGAGCCGTATCTTCTTAAAATCGGTCTGATTATAAGGACCCCTTCAGGAAGAAAGGCTGCTGAATCAGCATACAGACACCTTGGTTTTAGTGTTCAGAAAAAAATATTTTAG
- the ruvA gene encoding Holliday junction branch migration protein RuvA, whose product MIGYIEGKLLKKEDERILLLAGQVGYEVLLPAFVMDSFKPKVIGDEVSLYIYYQQTERQPKPVLIGFNLEVEREFFQYFISVEDIGPMKAVKALSLPVREIARAIESKDVARLKQLKGIGNRTAQKIIATLEGKINKFALIRETEKEREEMPVMRDFSRQVLDVLVAQLGYRAGDAKQMISEAMKRNIKISTPEELIEEVYRGEKN is encoded by the coding sequence ATGATAGGTTATATTGAAGGAAAGCTGCTGAAAAAAGAGGATGAGCGCATACTTCTTCTTGCCGGCCAGGTAGGATATGAGGTTTTGCTTCCTGCGTTTGTGATGGACAGTTTTAAGCCAAAGGTGATCGGTGACGAGGTTTCTCTGTATATTTATTATCAACAAACCGAACGGCAACCAAAACCTGTATTGATCGGTTTTAATCTTGAGGTAGAAAGAGAATTTTTTCAATATTTTATCTCTGTTGAAGATATAGGTCCCATGAAAGCGGTTAAAGCCCTGAGCCTTCCTGTTCGTGAAATAGCCAGGGCAATTGAATCAAAAGATGTTGCCAGGCTTAAGCAATTAAAAGGTATCGGGAACAGAACAGCACAGAAAATAATTGCAACACTTGAAGGCAAGATTAATAAGTTCGCATTAATCCGCGAAACAGAAAAGGAGCGGGAAGAGATGCCTGTTATGCGGGACTTTTCAAGACAGGTGCTTGATGTGCTTGTTGCTCAGCTGGGTTACAGGGCTGGTGATGCCAAACAGATGATTTCTGAAGCCATGAAACGCAATATAAAGATATCAACCCCTGAAGAACTTATTGAAGAGGTATATCGCGGCGAAAAAAACTAA
- a CDS encoding crossover junction endodeoxyribonuclease RuvC, which translates to MKGVEIKNTAIKAIGIDPGLSSTGIGIVRGTELKVEAYSYGSITTSKNIPLPSRLNKIFSKLIIILKDENPDLMVVEDIFSVQKYPKSGITLGKVTGVILLAGNQLDLPVIEIQVREAKQILTGNGNASKMQLERAARHFLNLATPIRPYHASDAIGLALIGLFRYQDCLKKLKR; encoded by the coding sequence ATTAAAGGGGTTGAAATAAAAAACACAGCGATTAAGGCCATCGGAATAGATCCAGGCCTGTCATCAACCGGCATCGGCATTGTCAGGGGGACGGAGCTTAAGGTTGAAGCTTATTCCTATGGCAGCATAACTACTTCAAAAAATATTCCATTGCCAAGTCGCCTCAACAAAATCTTTTCAAAACTTATTATTATTTTAAAAGATGAAAACCCGGATCTCATGGTTGTAGAGGATATATTTTCTGTTCAAAAATATCCGAAGTCCGGTATAACTCTGGGTAAGGTGACAGGTGTAATTCTTCTTGCCGGGAACCAACTTGATTTGCCTGTTATCGAGATACAGGTGCGTGAAGCTAAGCAGATTTTGACAGGCAACGGTAATGCCAGTAAAATGCAGCTTGAAAGGGCGGCCAGACATTTTCTAAATTTGGCGACACCGATTAGGCCGTACCATGCTTCTGATGCAATTGGTTTAGCGCTTATAGGTCTTTTTCGATATCAGGACTGTTTAAAAAAACTTAAACGATGA
- the ybgF gene encoding tol-pal system protein YbgF: MKIIVLFIACLAILCGCAMQQDVIALYDRMAVLEQRNIELEKDETQLKSLTQECIKKQEEKEHYHRTMSADIHVMLDGLREEMRILNGKLEETGYLLKRKIAALEDVGAKSKDILGKVEERSALNYDCIVNIQQYLDLESSGSDSKTKAVGKTDPPKRSGGSEDEIYASAKQAFDNGDLEAAGEEFQRIIKQYPKSQHVDNAQFWIGEIYYREKWYEKAILEYQKVIEKYPKGNKVPASFLKQGLAFLNLGEKANARLVLKELILKHPKSNEAKIATEKLKGLK; this comes from the coding sequence ATGAAAATTATTGTTTTATTTATTGCCTGTCTTGCCATTTTGTGCGGGTGCGCCATGCAGCAGGATGTTATAGCGCTCTATGATCGCATGGCTGTTCTTGAACAGCGCAATATTGAGCTGGAGAAGGATGAGACTCAGCTTAAATCCCTGACGCAGGAATGCATAAAAAAACAGGAAGAAAAGGAGCATTACCATAGAACCATGTCCGCAGATATCCATGTCATGTTAGACGGGCTCAGAGAGGAAATGCGGATATTAAATGGAAAACTTGAAGAGACCGGATACCTGTTAAAACGAAAAATAGCGGCGCTTGAAGATGTGGGAGCAAAGAGTAAAGATATTTTAGGTAAAGTTGAAGAAAGATCGGCTTTAAATTATGATTGCATTGTAAATATACAGCAATATCTTGATTTAGAGTCTTCAGGCTCTGATTCAAAAACCAAGGCTGTGGGCAAAACCGATCCGCCAAAGCGCTCTGGCGGATCGGAAGATGAAATTTACGCATCAGCTAAACAGGCATTTGATAATGGTGATCTTGAGGCCGCTGGTGAGGAGTTTCAAAGAATAATAAAGCAATATCCAAAGTCACAGCATGTTGATAATGCACAATTTTGGATCGGTGAAATATACTATCGTGAAAAATGGTATGAAAAAGCTATATTGGAATACCAGAAGGTAATAGAAAAATATCCGAAGGGCAATAAGGTACCCGCTTCATTTTTGAAACAAGGGCTTGCCTTTTTAAATCTCGGAGAAAAGGCAAACGCCCGTCTTGTTTTAAAGGAACTGATTCTAAAACATCCGAAATCAAATGAAGCAAAGATAGCAACAGAGAAATTAAAGGGGTTGAAATAA
- the pal gene encoding peptidoglycan-associated lipoprotein Pal translates to MRKKLWISLVLLLVIPGLLCIASCAKKTVKPEPAEVLSAEDQAARMAAEADQKETARQRVIEEQAAREKMAARNMFINENIYFDFDKYNLLPVAQQILQKKAEWLRNNPDVSVIVEGHCDERGTNEYNIALGDRRAESARTYLINLGIADSRLTTVSYGEERPVDSGHNEGAWAKNRRAHFEIG, encoded by the coding sequence ATGCGAAAAAAATTATGGATAAGTTTGGTTTTATTGCTGGTAATTCCCGGATTACTGTGTATTGCTTCATGCGCTAAAAAGACTGTTAAGCCTGAGCCTGCTGAGGTTTTGTCAGCTGAGGATCAGGCGGCAAGAATGGCCGCCGAAGCAGATCAGAAAGAGACGGCACGGCAGCGGGTTATTGAGGAGCAGGCGGCGCGTGAGAAGATGGCCGCCAGGAATATGTTTATTAATGAAAATATTTATTTTGACTTTGACAAGTATAATCTTCTTCCTGTGGCCCAGCAGATTTTACAGAAAAAAGCAGAATGGCTGCGGAATAATCCCGACGTATCCGTGATTGTTGAGGGACATTGTGATGAACGCGGCACCAATGAGTACAACATTGCCCTTGGAGACAGGCGGGCCGAAAGCGCAAGGACATACCTGATCAATCTCGGCATTGCCGATTCTCGATTGACAACTGTAAGCTATGGTGAAGAACGTCCTGTAGATTCCGGCCACAATGAAGGTGCCTGGGCAAAAAACAGGCGCGCCCATTTTGAAATAGGATAA
- the tolB gene encoding Tol-Pal system beta propeller repeat protein TolB yields the protein MHILNLTSHSKCCKTCILSGFVNRLRSCPAYIIFLLAMVCFLTNPTFCRAEYDYIDINNPFLKKIPLAIPLFKTMTESPTEKDLSAEASNLLSETLGFTGYFKMLDRNAFLVDPEKSDIIPLNINFQNWTGIGAEFLITGYLEVKNDIIIMELRLYDTFKSKLLIGKRYKGLINDKRKMIRRFCSDVIYCLTGKRGVFDSKIAFVSTGSGNKEIYICEFDGYNPIQKTHNKNITLSPAWSCDGKWIAYTAYKKGGPDLYIEHLKEKRGFVVAKKGINITPAWVPGKFALAATLSFSGDPEIYMLTGTGKIIKKLTSKLGIDVSPSWSPDGKKMAFVSDRSGTPQIYIKDIDSGKVERLTFHGQYNTSPSWSPNGDKIAYCGAENGAFNIYVIGFDGNDPLQLTFNEGNNESPSWSPDGSLIVFSSNREGSCSIYVMSAYGTDQRCLLSLPGEQTNPRWSPSTVSN from the coding sequence ATGCATATACTTAATTTAACATCCCATTCAAAATGTTGTAAGACCTGTATATTATCCGGGTTTGTTAACAGGTTGAGGTCATGTCCTGCTTATATAATTTTTCTGCTTGCAATGGTATGCTTTTTAACTAATCCAACTTTTTGCCGTGCTGAGTATGATTATATTGATATAAATAATCCTTTTTTGAAAAAAATACCTCTTGCGATTCCATTATTTAAGACCATGACTGAAAGTCCGACTGAGAAAGACTTGTCTGCCGAGGCTTCTAATCTGCTCTCTGAAACTTTGGGGTTTACAGGTTATTTCAAAATGCTTGACAGGAATGCATTCCTTGTTGATCCTGAAAAATCGGATATAATTCCTTTAAACATTAATTTTCAGAACTGGACAGGTATCGGCGCTGAATTTTTGATAACAGGATATCTTGAGGTTAAGAATGATATAATTATCATGGAGCTCAGATTGTATGATACTTTTAAATCAAAATTGCTTATTGGTAAAAGATACAAGGGGCTTATAAATGATAAACGGAAAATGATACGTCGTTTTTGCAGCGATGTTATTTATTGCTTAACAGGCAAAAGGGGTGTTTTTGACAGTAAAATAGCTTTTGTTTCAACAGGATCAGGGAATAAGGAGATATATATATGTGAATTTGACGGTTACAATCCGATCCAAAAAACTCATAATAAAAATATCACCCTTTCTCCGGCATGGTCGTGTGACGGAAAATGGATTGCTTACACTGCTTACAAAAAGGGCGGGCCTGATCTTTACATAGAGCATTTAAAGGAAAAACGCGGCTTTGTGGTCGCAAAAAAAGGGATTAATATTACACCGGCATGGGTTCCGGGTAAATTTGCATTGGCTGCGACACTTTCATTTTCAGGTGACCCGGAAATTTATATGTTGACCGGAACCGGTAAAATTATTAAGAAATTAACCAGCAAATTGGGAATCGACGTATCTCCTTCATGGTCTCCGGACGGTAAAAAGATGGCCTTTGTATCAGACAGGTCTGGAACGCCACAGATTTATATTAAGGATATTGATTCCGGAAAGGTTGAAAGATTGACTTTCCATGGTCAATACAATACATCTCCAAGCTGGTCTCCAAATGGAGACAAGATAGCCTATTGCGGCGCGGAAAACGGAGCGTTTAATATCTATGTAATCGGTTTTGACGGCAATGATCCGCTTCAATTGACCTTTAATGAGGGAAACAATGAGTCTCCTTCATGGTCTCCGGATGGAAGCCTCATTGTTTTTAGCTCTAACAGAGAAGGTTCTTGTAGCATTTATGTTATGAGCGCCTATGGGACAGATCAGAGATGTTTGCTTTCCCTGCCTGGTGAGCAAACAAATCCAAGATGGTCGCCAAGCACGGTAAGCAATTAA
- a CDS encoding cell envelope integrity protein TolA, which translates to MKENLNHHAYLLYMMEEEPRALILTFAVSAILHMIFFAALIFVPGPKPYKRFSPSVINVSMVTLPGQKKAPGVGRPTGFELEEKIAKSEKAQASKISSTVKVDQDTSKAVSVAPKLKKSLKKNTFKSSSVVKGAIARIEKKIETSRPNPVAEAIDRLKNKVATGRQESQAGTGVASPSTGGQGGYGAVGKRELEIMDIYRAQISYYIEKNWAFSKQLAGQHTDLAAVVVIRIMQNGDIKDVWFEKKSGNTYFDESAYKAVIKSDPLPMLPKAYLRPDYNLGLVFTPSGLR; encoded by the coding sequence ATGAAAGAAAATTTAAACCATCATGCTTATTTGCTTTATATGATGGAAGAGGAGCCCCGCGCCCTGATTCTTACTTTTGCTGTTTCCGCAATATTACATATGATCTTTTTTGCTGCTTTGATTTTTGTGCCCGGCCCAAAGCCATATAAACGTTTTTCACCTTCTGTTATAAATGTCAGCATGGTTACATTACCCGGCCAAAAGAAAGCGCCGGGCGTCGGCAGGCCAACCGGTTTTGAGCTGGAAGAGAAAATCGCAAAGTCCGAAAAGGCGCAGGCTTCCAAGATTTCATCTACCGTAAAAGTGGATCAAGACACCTCGAAAGCTGTTTCTGTAGCCCCTAAACTAAAAAAATCGCTCAAGAAAAATACTTTTAAATCTTCCAGTGTTGTAAAGGGCGCTATCGCGCGGATCGAAAAAAAGATTGAAACGTCAAGACCTAATCCTGTTGCCGAAGCAATTGACCGTTTAAAAAACAAAGTGGCAACAGGCCGTCAAGAATCTCAAGCAGGAACCGGAGTTGCGTCACCTTCTACCGGGGGACAGGGTGGCTACGGCGCTGTCGGCAAAAGAGAGCTCGAAATAATGGATATATACAGAGCCCAAATTTCATATTATATTGAAAAAAACTGGGCTTTTTCAAAACAGCTGGCCGGCCAGCATACTGATTTGGCGGCTGTGGTGGTGATTAGGATTATGCAAAACGGCGACATTAAAGATGTCTGGTTTGAAAAAAAGTCAGGCAATACATATTTTGATGAGTCTGCCTATAAGGCTGTTATCAAATCGGATCCGCTTCCCATGCTTCCAAAAGCATATTTGCGCCCGGATTATAATCTTGGTCTGGTTTTTACTCCATCCGGCTTACGTTAA
- the tolR gene encoding protein TolR, which translates to MTSGDHNRLMSDINVTPFVDVMLVLLIIFMVTAPMMMQGVDVSLPKTTSEPLSSKEDHIVITIDSNNRVYINDYHVTLDFLKEKLIKIFEGRIDREIYLRADEETPYGVVVRVMSEIKGAGIDKVGMVTEPIIDENKTKKS; encoded by the coding sequence ATGACATCCGGCGATCACAACAGACTCATGTCGGATATAAATGTGACGCCGTTTGTTGATGTCATGCTCGTGCTGTTGATCATTTTTATGGTAACCGCGCCGATGATGATGCAGGGAGTAGATGTTTCTTTGCCGAAAACAACTTCGGAACCCCTTTCTTCTAAAGAAGATCACATTGTTATTACTATTGACAGCAATAATCGGGTATATATTAATGATTACCATGTAACGCTTGATTTTCTTAAAGAAAAACTTATAAAAATTTTTGAGGGCCGTATCGACCGTGAGATATACCTTCGGGCTGACGAAGAAACCCCTTATGGGGTAGTAGTTCGTGTTATGTCGGAGATAAAAGGGGCAGGGATTGATAAGGTGGGCATGGTGACAGAGCCGATTATTGATGAGAACAAAACGAAAAAAAGCTAA
- the tolQ gene encoding protein TolQ, translated as MIQTDLIHMISNACLMVQFVLLALLFFSITSWTIIIIKYRYIKRAFKESAYFTNFFWKSRDLSDAFAKAKHLQGSPVARIFRVGYSELKKLSQSGVSVTSQSQQSSEAESSSLNTKFAGIDNLKRALRRAINTETTRMTHLVPFLATTGNTTPFIGLFGTVWGIMNSFHGIGLKGSASLAVVAPGISEALIATAAGLAVAIPAVIAFNYFVQKIRIIETELQSFSADFLNIIERDILSKKEIGK; from the coding sequence ATGATTCAGACTGATTTGATCCACATGATATCCAATGCCTGCCTTATGGTGCAGTTTGTGTTGCTTGCCCTGCTTTTTTTTTCCATTACATCATGGACTATTATAATAATTAAATATCGATATATCAAAAGGGCATTTAAAGAATCGGCATATTTCACAAATTTTTTCTGGAAAAGCAGGGATCTTTCCGATGCTTTTGCAAAAGCCAAACATCTTCAAGGAAGTCCTGTTGCAAGAATCTTCCGTGTAGGATATTCTGAGCTTAAAAAACTAAGTCAGTCAGGTGTTTCAGTAACATCTCAATCTCAACAATCATCTGAGGCTGAAAGCTCATCATTGAACACCAAGTTCGCGGGCATAGATAATCTCAAGAGAGCTTTGAGACGGGCGATTAATACAGAAACAACCCGAATGACCCATCTTGTTCCTTTCCTTGCAACAACAGGGAATACAACCCCCTTTATTGGTTTGTTCGGCACAGTGTGGGGCATCATGAATTCTTTTCATGGTATCGGGCTCAAAGGTTCGGCCAGTCTGGCTGTTGTAGCTCCTGGAATTTCCGAGGCGCTCATTGCAACAGCAGCTGGTTTGGCTGTGGCAATACCTGCTGTTATTGCTTTTAATTACTTTGTGCAGAAAATAAGAATTATTGAAACCGAATTGCAAAGTTTTTCCGCAGATTTTCTTAATATTATTGAGCGGGACATATTAAGTAAAAAGGAGATTGGCAAATGA